The following are from one region of the Actinoplanes sp. L3-i22 genome:
- a CDS encoding Ig-like domain-containing protein — MTLALRHTGFVTAAALVASLITTSPAFAATAAPKVYAFTSQYWVGGVTPVTFETQPGEDLAAVTSLTLFADGKEVGTDTAAPWGIDWDTTGFDGLLLLSTRATTASGSVTTDGVHVNVDNNAPTDLTVGFPRQNGYIGQGGELAVDANDDVFVIGSELIVNGEVVSSKNLADGGNLDLPWNVAVPNGPTSMTVRVRDKVGNVTALTRTVIVDNDRPVITGSTTAGSVVRGSFTVSLSGYRDTSPFIAFEASLDTPTHFRSYGRENSRTVAINSREVPDGKYTLGWHAFDAAGNEAVLSRSLIVDNRAPTVSIGKAPKNQAKVGKKFAVLAKASDTYGIAKVQLLVNGKVVKTDTAASYSFVIDPKKYGKKFTVRIRAYDRAGNVRDTTTRTYKR, encoded by the coding sequence TTGACTCTCGCACTCCGGCACACCGGATTCGTCACCGCGGCCGCACTGGTCGCCTCACTCATCACCACCTCACCGGCCTTCGCCGCCACCGCGGCGCCGAAGGTCTACGCGTTCACCTCGCAATACTGGGTCGGTGGCGTCACGCCGGTGACCTTCGAGACGCAACCGGGCGAGGACCTGGCCGCGGTCACCAGCCTGACCCTGTTCGCCGACGGCAAGGAGGTCGGCACGGACACCGCCGCGCCCTGGGGCATCGACTGGGACACCACCGGTTTCGACGGTCTGCTGCTCCTGAGCACCCGGGCCACCACGGCGAGCGGTTCGGTCACGACGGACGGCGTCCATGTCAACGTCGACAACAACGCGCCGACCGACCTGACCGTCGGGTTCCCCCGGCAGAACGGTTACATCGGCCAGGGCGGTGAACTCGCCGTGGACGCGAACGACGACGTCTTCGTCATCGGCTCCGAGCTGATCGTCAACGGCGAGGTGGTCTCGTCGAAGAACCTCGCCGACGGCGGCAACCTCGACCTGCCCTGGAACGTGGCGGTTCCGAACGGCCCCACCAGCATGACGGTTCGCGTCCGGGACAAGGTCGGCAACGTGACCGCCCTGACCAGGACGGTCATCGTCGACAACGACCGCCCGGTGATCACCGGCAGCACCACCGCCGGCAGCGTGGTCCGGGGCAGCTTCACCGTCTCGCTGAGCGGCTACCGGGACACCAGCCCGTTCATCGCCTTCGAGGCCTCGCTCGACACCCCGACGCACTTCCGCTCGTACGGCCGGGAGAACTCCCGCACGGTCGCCATCAACAGCCGCGAGGTTCCGGACGGGAAGTACACGCTCGGCTGGCACGCCTTCGACGCGGCCGGCAACGAGGCGGTCCTGAGCCGGTCCCTGATCGTCGACAACCGGGCGCCCACGGTGTCGATCGGCAAAGCGCCGAAGAACCAGGCGAAGGTCGGGAAGAAGTTCGCGGTCCTCGCGAAGGCGAGCGACACCTACGGCATCGCCAAGGTGCAACTGCTGGTCAACGGCAAGGTCGTCAAGACCGACACCGCCGCGAGCTACTCCTTCGTGATCGACCCGAAGAAATACGGCAAGAAATTTACGGTACGAATCCGCGCCTACGACCGGGCCGGCAACGTCCGCGACACCACGACGCGAACCTACAAGCGCTAG
- the eno gene encoding phosphopyruvate hydratase — protein MTAISRVIGRQILDSRGNPSVEVDVVLVDGSFGRAAVPSGASTGANEAVELRDGDPERFHGKGVSRAVAAVNGAIAAAVTGLDAEEQGLIDTTMIELDGTKDKGRLGANAILGVSLATVKAAAQAHRLPLYRYVGGVGERPLPVPMMNIINGGAHADNPLDFQEFMIAPVGAASFFEAVRMGSEVFHTLRGQLAAAGHSTNVGDEGGFAPNFGDADEALRFVVRAIEDSGYRPGVDITVCLDPASSEFFRDGVYRYSGEGRTRTVDEHIAYLLDLAGRYPISSIEDPMAEDDFAGWKKLTAQAGDRLQLVGDDVFCTDADRLRGGIEGGYANAILVKVNQIGTLTETLRTVDTAHRAGYRVVMSHRSGETEDTTIADLAVATGCGQIKTGSLSRSDRTAKYNQLIRIEEELGRSARYGN, from the coding sequence ATGACGGCTATCAGCCGGGTGATCGGGCGGCAGATCCTCGACAGCCGGGGCAACCCGAGTGTCGAGGTCGATGTGGTGCTGGTGGACGGCTCGTTCGGGCGGGCGGCGGTGCCGTCCGGCGCGTCGACGGGGGCGAACGAGGCGGTCGAGCTGCGTGACGGTGACCCGGAGCGGTTCCACGGCAAGGGGGTCAGTCGGGCGGTCGCGGCGGTCAACGGGGCGATCGCCGCCGCGGTGACCGGGCTGGACGCCGAGGAGCAGGGGCTGATCGACACGACGATGATCGAGCTGGACGGGACCAAGGACAAGGGCAGGCTCGGTGCCAACGCGATCCTCGGGGTGTCCCTGGCGACGGTGAAGGCGGCGGCTCAGGCCCACCGGCTGCCGCTCTACCGCTACGTCGGTGGGGTCGGGGAGCGACCACTGCCGGTGCCGATGATGAACATCATCAACGGCGGGGCGCACGCCGACAACCCGCTCGATTTCCAGGAGTTCATGATCGCGCCGGTCGGGGCGGCGAGCTTCTTCGAGGCCGTACGGATGGGATCCGAGGTTTTTCATACCCTGCGGGGGCAGCTGGCCGCGGCCGGGCACAGCACCAACGTGGGTGACGAGGGCGGGTTCGCGCCGAACTTCGGGGACGCCGACGAGGCGCTGCGGTTCGTGGTGCGGGCGATCGAGGACTCCGGTTACCGGCCCGGTGTCGACATCACCGTCTGTCTCGACCCGGCCAGCTCGGAGTTCTTCCGTGACGGGGTCTACCGGTACTCCGGGGAGGGGCGCACCCGGACCGTCGACGAGCACATCGCCTACCTGCTGGACCTGGCCGGGCGGTACCCGATCAGCTCGATCGAGGACCCGATGGCCGAGGACGACTTCGCCGGCTGGAAGAAGCTCACCGCGCAGGCCGGCGACCGGCTCCAGCTGGTCGGCGACGACGTGTTCTGCACCGACGCCGACCGGCTGCGCGGTGGCATCGAGGGCGGCTACGCGAACGCGATCCTGGTGAAGGTCAACCAGATCGGCACGCTGACCGAGACCTTGCGTACGGTCGACACCGCGCACCGGGCGGGCTACCGGGTGGTGATGTCGCACCGCTCCGGCGAGACCGAGGACACCACGATCGCGGACCTGGCCGTCGCCACCGGATGCGGGCAGATCAAGACCGGGTCGCTGTCGCGCAGTGACCGGACCGCCAAGTACAACCAGCTCATCCGGATCGAGGAGGAGCTCGGCCGGTCGGCGCGCTACGGGAACTGA